The following coding sequences are from one Neovison vison isolate M4711 chromosome X, ASM_NN_V1, whole genome shotgun sequence window:
- the LOC122897344 gene encoding histone H2A-Bbd type 2/3-like yields the protein MPAKRSRRGSSGGQRQARSRTARAELSFSVSHVERLLREGRYARRLGSSAPVFLAAVIQYLTATVLELAGNEARNCGRTRITPELVDMAVHNNALLSRFFESTTISQVAPPHD from the coding sequence ATGCCGGCCAAGAGGAGCCGTCGAGGGTCGTCCGGAGGCCAGAGGCAGGCCCGCTCCCGCACCGCCCGAGCCGAGCTGTCGTTCTCCGTGAGCCACGTGGAGCGCCTCCTGCGCGAGGGCCGCTACGCCCGGCGCCTGGGCTCGTCCGCGCCGGTCTTCCTAGCGGCCGTCATCCAGTACCTGACGGCCACCGTCCTGGAGCTGGCGGGCAACGAGGCCCGGAACTGCGGCAGGACGCGCATCACCCCGGAGCTCGTGGACATGGCGGTCCACAACAACGCGCTGCTCAGCCGCTTCTTCGAGTCCACCACCATCTCCCAGGTGGCCCCGCCCCACGACTAG